Proteins from a genomic interval of Danio rerio strain Tuebingen ecotype United States chromosome 4, GRCz12tu, whole genome shotgun sequence:
- the LOC137491454 gene encoding protein NLRC3-like — protein sequence MRRGDLDTLQMLGGDETHCGHKSFTDNLQRIFQNLESKIIRFLKNELENFKKILQDKNRQEFVKEFNENSCRITEAALDLTLFFLREMKQYQAADTLQDELFFINQLKYSLKKKYQSVFEGIAQQGDSTLLNNIYTDLYITQGASEQVNTEHEIRQIEAASRRHQSLEKQVECKHLFEAPEQDEQIRTVLTKGVAGIGKSVSVQKFVLDWAEGKENQDISFIFPLPFREMNLKEKERQSLKDLITQFFPETKGLNLTRSTRFKVLFILDGLDECRLPLSFAGNEMCRDVSSAVSLDVLLTNLIKGNLLPSALIWITSRPAAASKIPADCIDRLTEIRGFNDAQKEEYFRKRLTDQNQAREIIDHIKQSKSLFIMCHIPVFCWISATVLQNILKLKHRAHAETLQESPKTLTQMYTHFFHFQIQQSRRKYDGENTADVSWDPKLILSLGKLAFQQLERNNVIFYESDLKDCGIDVDKASVYSGMCTQILKKETGIILGTLYCFLHLSIQEFIAALYQHLILDSDKKHRLFLQTSKNKGMTDFLKAAVDKALESKNGHLDLYLRFLLGLSLQSNRQLLRGLLTQHDDRDQSKEEIIAYIKQKLEGNLSPERSINLFYCLNELNDQTLLKEIQSHLSRGSLSSAYLSPAQWSALVFVLLTSEEELEEFELQKFQRSDECLIRLSAVIKTSKRALLQGCNLTVRSCESLSSALQSSNCVLGELDLSNNDLQDSGVKLLSDGLKAVNCKLETLRLSGCMVTEEGCGFLSSALTSNPSHLRELDLSYNHPGDSGVKLLSEQLEDPNYTLDKLNLDHGGHTRITAGSRKYVCFLTLDPNTAHTHLILSEENGEVNSVEEDQPYPDHPDRFDDHPQVLCRESVCGRCYWEIDWSGHFGVEISVSYKSIRRKGGGAECVWI from the exons atgagacgcggagatcttgacacacTCCAGatgctcggag GAGATGAGACTCACTGTGGACACAAGAGTTTTACAGACAATCTCCAGAGGATCTTCCAG AATCTTGAGAGCAAAATCATCAGATTTCTGAAGAATGAACTGGAAAACTTTAAGAAAATCTtacaagacaaaaacagacaagAGTTTGTAAAGGAGTTTAATGAGAACAGTTGCAGAAtcacagaagcagctcttgatctcacactcttcttcctgagagagatgaagcaaTATCAAGCTGCTGATACTCTCCAGG aCGAACTGTTCTTCATTAATCAGCTTAAATATagcctgaagaagaaatatcaaagtgtgtttgaaggaattgctcagcaaggagactccacacttctgaataacatctacacagatctctatatcactcagggtgcgagtgaacaggtcaacactgaacatgagatcagacagattgaagctgcttccagacgtcatcagtcactagagaaacaggttgaatgcaaacatttgtttgaagcacCTGAACAAGATGAGcagatcagaactgtcctgacaaaaggagttgctggcatcgggaaatcagtctctgtgcaaaagtttgttctaGATTGGGCTGAAGgaaaagaaaatcaagacatcagcttcatatttcctcttccattcagagagatgaacttaaaggagaaagaaagacaaagtttaaaagacctcataactcagtttttcccagagactaaaggactgaaccttacaagaagcacacgattcaaagtcctgttcatccttgatggattggatgaatgtcgtcttcctctgagctttgctggtaatgagatgtgtcgtgatgtatcttcagcagtctctctggatgttctcctgacgaacctcatcaagggaaatctgcttccttctgctctcatctggatcaccagcagaccagcagctgccagtaagattcctgctgactgtatcgaccggctgacagagatacgaggattcaatgatgcccaaaaggaggagtacttcagaaagagactcacagaccagaatcaggccagagaaatcattgatcacattaaacagtcaaagagtctctttattatgtgccacatcccagtcttctgctggatctcagccactgttctccagaacatactgaaactgaaacacagggctcatgctgaaacactgcaggaatctcccaagactctgacacagatgtacacacactttttccactttcagatccagcagagcagaagaaagtatgatggagaaaacacagcagatgtctcctgggatccaaagctcatcctttcactggggaaactggccttccagcagctggaaagaaacaatgtgatcttctatgagagcgatctgaaagactgtggcattgacgtcgataaggcatcggtgtactcaggcatgtgtacccagatcttGAAGAAGGAGACGGGAATCATTCTAGGTACCTtgtactgctttcttcacttgagcattcaggagttcattgcagccctttatcaacatCTCATTCTAGACAGCGACAAGAAGCATAGATTGTTTTTacagacaagcaaaaataaaggCATGACTGATTTCCTAAAGGCTGCAGTggacaaggctctggaaagtaagaatggacatctggacctttaccttcgcttccttctcggtctgtcactccagtccaatagacaactcttacgaggcctgttgacacagcacgatgacagagaccagagcaaagaggaaataattgcctacatcaagcagaaacttgaagggaatctgtctccagagagatccatcaatctgttctattgtctgaatgaactgaacgaccaaactctgctgaaagagattcagtctcacctcagtagaggaagtctgtcatctgcttacctttcacctgcccagtggtctgctctggtctttgtgttgttgacctcagaggaggagctggaggagtttgagcttcagaaattccagagatcagacgagtgtctcattagactatcagcagtcatcaaaacctcaaaaagagctct gctacagggctgtaatctcactgttcggtcctgtgagagtttgtcttcagctctacaatcctcaaactgtgtcctgggagagctggacctgagtaacaatgacctgcaggattcaggagtgaagcttctctctgatggactgaaagctgtgaactgtaaactggagacactgag attgtctggctgtatggtgacagaggaaggctgtggttttctgtcttcagctctgacttcaaacccttcacacctgagagagctggatctgagctacaatcatccaggagattcaggagtcaagctgctctctgaacaactggaggatccaaactacacactggacaaactcaa tctggatcatggaggacacacgaggattacagcaggatcacgcaaat atgtctgtttcctcactctggatccaaacacagcacacactcatctcattctgtctgaggagaacggAGAGGTGAACAGTGTGGAAGAggatcagccgtatcctgatcatccagacagatttgatgatcatcctcaggtgttgtgcagagagagtgtgtgtggacgctgttactgggagattgactggagtggacaTTTTGGTGTGgaaatatcagtgtcatataagagcatcaggaggaagggaggaggtgctgagtgtgtttggatataa